One Loxodonta africana isolate mLoxAfr1 chromosome 8, mLoxAfr1.hap2, whole genome shotgun sequence DNA window includes the following coding sequences:
- the GPRIN2 gene encoding G protein-regulated inducer of neurite outgrowth 2 gives MSTSHPEPEVQAPRSPCPQPLSQSSFSLLGEGHGQRPELQKSASSTVWQAQLGETSAIPQAPEEEGLQAESAEQVRDSSPQPQPGAVGHWQSSTVGNVSAMGGGDPCCLRSPSTTAVQRSHSDLVCSTQTRGHGGVWKASLSCSALGGSLIQRTPLPPGSASGQPPAGLEGDLDSEDGAASRTVGTSNSAWTLEESQVWVPPLDLGDTAAHSSISEAGPPATGQLTTASCHALPPAAPLCGTREVGTSGHCHALRATGILAFPKLVASVSESGLQAQHEVKFYYRLSGGVPGYSCCAHPRGPSGLAVEPGTRTKDVWTMTSAGDMAPTLVSSPTAQDAGVQAAPTAACKAVATSPSLEASVALHMFPGVTLGPTLEEAPSPVREVQWDAEGMTWEVYGAAVDPEVLGTAIQKHLEMQFQQLHQAPTSEDSLSAEGRRGPLRAVMQSLRCPSCCSCSGAAPE, from the coding sequence ATGAGCACCAGCCACCCTGAGCCAGAGGTCCAGGCACCCCGGAGTCCCTGCCCACAGCCACTGTCCCAGAGCTCTTTCAGCCTTCTGGGCGAAGGCCATGGGCAGAGACCAGAGCTCCAGAAGAGCGCCAGCAGCACTGTGTGGCAGGCCCAGCTGGGTGAGACCAGCGCCATCCCGCAGGCCCCAGAGGAAGAGGGGCTCCAGGCTGAGAGCGCAGAGCAGGTGCGGGACTCCAGTCCCCAGCCACAGCCTGGAGCTGtgggccattggcagagcagcaCTGTGGGCAACGTCTCTGCCATGGGAGGTGGTGACCCATGTTGCCTGCGGTCTCCCAGCACCACTGCCGTGCAGAGGAGCCACTCAGACCTGGTCTGCAGCACCCAGACTCGGGGGCATGGCGGGGTTTGGAAGGCCAGCCTTAGCTGCTCAGCCCTTGGCGGCTCACTCATCCAGAGGACTCCTTTGCCACCTGGCAGTGCTTCTGGCCAGCCCCCTGCAGGCCTGGAAGGGGACCTGGATTCTGAGGATGGggcagcctccagaactgtggggaCCTCGAACTCAGCCTGGACCCTGGAGGAGAGTCAGGTATGGGTGCCACCACTAGATCTGGGAGACACAGCTGCCCACAGCAGCATCTCTGAGGCTGGGCCCCCAGCCACTGGACAGCTGACCACTGCCTCCTGCCATGCTCTGCCTCCAGCAGCTCCCCTCTGTGGCACAAGGGAGGTGGGGACCAGTGGCCACTGCCATGCCCTGCGGGCCACAGGGATcctggcatttcccaagctgGTGGCATCAGTGAGTGAGTCTGGGCTGCAGGCTCAACATGAGGTGAAGTTCTACTACAGGCTCTCTGGGGGGGTACCTGGGTACTCCTGCTGTGCCCACCCTAGGGGTCCCAGCGGGTTAGCCGTGGAGCCTGGTACCAGGACCAAAGACGTGTGGACCATGACCTCAGCCGGTGACATGGCCCCCACTTTGGTGTCCTCTCCAACAGCCCAGGATGCTGGTGTGCAGGCAGCCCCCACGGCAGCCTGCAAGGCTGTGGCCACCAGCCCTTCTCTGGAAGCCTCTGTGGCCTTGCACATGTTCCCAGGGGTGACTCTGGGACCCACCCTGGAGGAGGCACCATCCCCAGTGCGGGAAGTGCAGTGGGATGCGGAGGGCATGACGTGGGAGGTGTATGGGGCCGCGGTGGACCCTGAGGTGCTGGGCACGGCCATCCAGAAGCACCTGGAGATGCAGTTCCAGCAGCTGCATCAGGCACCCACCAGTGAGGACAGCCTGTCTGCAGAGGGCCGCAGGGGGCCGCTGCGAGCCGTCATGCAGTCCCTGCGGTGCCccagctgctgcagctgctccgGCGCGGCCCCTGAGTGA